A genomic stretch from Bdellovibrionota bacterium includes:
- a CDS encoding LysR family transcriptional regulator, whose product MDKFVVSSDDCLILKALKDSKSLREAAQLLGCDPAGLARRVQHISSKHGFVQKVNNRWQITSRGMDLVAWTESSILSQKKIFSSNDSLRIASTMWFGEEVLIPNLSKLKDFFNEDISVSLSVPDEGFELSLVSGNVDFVVACHPPENPEIAHKQITEEKWILIAPVSWKKNIKSKSENILEFLKDKPFISHRDINVDLFLSGAAIKKSDISINNLIGIRSAVCANLGWSLVPKILVDRHLKNNELIEIPYEIPTQDRKVCVWWLRNRDGLKRQSSKISSWIEEVCP is encoded by the coding sequence ATGGATAAATTTGTCGTATCGTCTGATGATTGTTTGATTCTCAAAGCTCTTAAGGATTCCAAATCTTTGCGTGAGGCGGCTCAGCTTCTGGGTTGTGACCCTGCGGGATTGGCTAGGCGTGTGCAGCATATTTCTAGTAAGCATGGATTTGTTCAGAAGGTGAATAATCGTTGGCAAATTACCTCACGAGGTATGGATTTGGTCGCTTGGACGGAATCGAGTATTTTGAGTCAGAAAAAAATATTTTCTTCAAACGATAGTCTCCGCATTGCAAGTACAATGTGGTTTGGTGAAGAAGTTCTTATTCCTAATTTATCAAAACTCAAAGATTTTTTTAATGAAGATATATCTGTATCCCTATCTGTCCCCGATGAGGGATTCGAGTTGTCGCTGGTCAGTGGAAATGTTGATTTTGTTGTTGCCTGCCACCCCCCAGAAAATCCAGAGATTGCTCACAAACAAATAACGGAAGAAAAATGGATACTGATAGCGCCGGTATCTTGGAAAAAAAACATAAAATCAAAAAGCGAAAATATTTTAGAGTTTCTAAAAGACAAACCTTTTATTAGTCACCGTGATATCAATGTGGATTTATTTTTATCTGGTGCTGCAATCAAAAAATCAGACATCAGCATTAATAATCTTATCGGTATTCGATCGGCTGTCTGCGCGAATTTAGGGTGGAGCTTAGTTCCTAAAATCTTGGTTGATCGTCATTTGAAAAATAATGAATTGATCGAAATCCCTTATGAAATACCAACTCAAGACAGAAAAGTTTGCGTTTGGTGGCTTAGAAATCGCGATGGTTTAAAACGACAATCCAGTAAAATTTCATCTTGGATCGAAGAAGTCTGTCCATAA
- a CDS encoding ATP-grasp domain-containing protein, translated as MNSENLILKSGKSILFVGKRLDPIQKAVELGFETYVLNLKKPKFSTKSFGSKKYSEMVFNGNYDMFKNMSFDAIIPLTEKSIPIAQQILKKSLSKKADLEKFNLCHDKFEMKNHARKHHIPITDFILIDEATTPEELAQKFGFPIVLKERDSSGSRGLVIANSIDGLSEMKPNMLAEKYIKGKEYSVESFVCNGEIIFSNTTDYHTHHVCNIVPAKLDEISKDKLSKFNSQIIKTFGIKNGIAHVEYYLTEKNILFGEIAIRPPGGYIMKLIELCYGFSPWKTLIDIECGKAPSVKAKSNCHAAVWILHPGEGVVEREPDYASLLQDPNLVDIQSGLKSGMTVKKREGSGEDFGRILMQSQDYNSLLETIKSIEELV; from the coding sequence GTGAACAGCGAGAATTTAATATTGAAGAGCGGTAAATCGATTTTATTTGTTGGAAAGAGGCTCGACCCTATTCAAAAAGCAGTTGAATTGGGATTTGAAACTTATGTTCTAAATTTAAAAAAACCAAAATTCTCGACTAAATCATTTGGGTCAAAAAAATATTCAGAAATGGTTTTTAATGGAAACTATGACATGTTTAAAAACATGTCCTTCGATGCCATTATACCTCTCACAGAAAAATCAATTCCTATTGCTCAACAAATTCTTAAAAAATCCCTTTCAAAAAAAGCTGATCTAGAAAAATTCAATCTTTGCCACGACAAATTTGAAATGAAAAATCATGCCAGAAAGCATCATATCCCGATTACAGATTTTATTTTGATTGATGAAGCCACAACTCCTGAAGAGTTAGCACAGAAATTTGGATTTCCTATTGTTCTAAAAGAGCGAGACAGCTCGGGCAGTCGCGGTCTTGTGATCGCCAATAGCATTGATGGCCTTTCTGAAATGAAACCCAATATGCTAGCCGAAAAATACATTAAAGGAAAAGAGTACAGCGTTGAAAGTTTTGTTTGCAATGGCGAGATTATTTTTTCAAATACAACAGACTATCATACTCACCACGTATGCAATATTGTTCCTGCAAAACTCGATGAAATTTCTAAAGATAAACTTTCAAAATTCAACTCGCAAATTATCAAAACCTTTGGAATCAAAAATGGTATTGCTCACGTTGAGTACTACTTGACTGAAAAAAATATTCTCTTTGGAGAAATCGCCATTAGACCTCCGGGTGGATACATTATGAAGTTGATCGAACTCTGCTATGGATTTTCACCATGGAAAACTCTCATCGACATCGAATGTGGCAAGGCACCTTCGGTAAAAGCCAAATCAAATTGCCACGCCGCTGTTTGGATTCTACATCCTGGAGAGGGTGTTGTCGAAAGAGAACCGGATTATGCTTCTCTTTTACAAGATCCAAATCTGGTGGATATACAATCTGGTTTAAAATCAGGAATGACAGTAAAAAAACGAGAGGGCTCTGGTGAAGATTTTGGAAGAATTCTTATGCAATCCCAAGACTACAATTCACTTCTCGAAACAATCAAAAGCATAGAAGAGCTCGTTTGA
- a CDS encoding DUF2914 domain-containing protein has protein sequence MENYYKPAHLKSKFSELYNKHEAHLMIAFFVGGFLFDLVTLSDPDDLFAIFQQVAYLTIIGMILYYDVLNSFQKIQIPAKLTKIWEYRQLVVHFLFGSLLSLYSIFYFKSSSLLSSFVFIIIIGAILIANEMSRVQSAGHWLKFGMFILCLNAFFSMLYPTILGFIGLIPFALAVLSTIGCAYFLFKKILPRDIEKVFIQKQLFMPMVVVQSAFILFYFAGWIPPVPLSAKYMGIYHNVEKKDGKYLLYHQKPIWKFWQNGDQAFEAQFGDNIYFFTNIYSPARFSDQVNIRWMHDDPIQGWTTWDLIPMTISGGREDGFRGFTYKSKYQPGDWRVQIETTDGREIGRIYFSVYTEEQSEQREFNIEER, from the coding sequence ATGGAAAATTATTATAAACCTGCGCACTTAAAATCTAAATTTTCTGAATTATACAACAAGCATGAAGCTCATTTGATGATTGCATTTTTCGTGGGCGGATTTTTATTTGATCTCGTCACACTTTCTGACCCCGATGATCTTTTTGCAATCTTTCAACAGGTTGCCTATCTGACAATCATTGGAATGATTCTTTATTATGATGTTCTAAATTCATTTCAGAAAATTCAAATTCCTGCGAAGCTTACCAAAATTTGGGAGTACCGTCAGCTCGTTGTACACTTTTTGTTTGGTTCACTCTTAAGTCTGTATTCTATTTTTTATTTTAAAAGCTCATCACTGCTGAGTTCTTTTGTTTTTATTATTATCATTGGCGCAATTCTCATAGCCAACGAAATGTCGAGGGTTCAGAGTGCTGGTCACTGGCTAAAGTTTGGGATGTTCATTCTTTGTTTGAATGCTTTCTTCTCTATGCTCTATCCAACAATTTTGGGTTTCATTGGGCTGATTCCTTTTGCGCTTGCTGTGTTATCAACAATTGGCTGTGCGTACTTTTTATTTAAAAAAATTCTTCCCAGAGATATTGAAAAAGTATTCATTCAAAAGCAGCTGTTCATGCCAATGGTAGTGGTCCAATCTGCTTTTATATTATTTTATTTTGCCGGATGGATTCCGCCCGTTCCGCTCTCCGCTAAATACATGGGAATTTATCACAACGTAGAAAAAAAAGATGGGAAGTATCTTTTGTACCACCAAAAGCCTATCTGGAAATTCTGGCAAAACGGTGATCAAGCTTTTGAGGCCCAATTCGGTGATAACATTTACTTCTTCACAAATATTTATTCGCCAGCAAGATTTTCTGATCAAGTGAATATTCGATGGATGCATGATGATCCAATTCAAGGCTGGACAACATGGGATTTGATTCCAATGACGATCTCTGGCGGCAGAGAGGATGGCTTTCGAGGGTTTACGTACAAGTCCAAATACCAGCCCGGAGACTGGCGTGTACAAATAGAGACGACAGATGGCCGCGAAATCGGTAGAATTTATTTTTCTGTGTACACCGAAGAACAAAGTGAACAGCGAGAATTTAATATTGAAGAGCGGTAA
- a CDS encoding AMP-binding protein, whose amino-acid sequence MSFYWHKNYPKGIPEQIDVNQYSSIVQVIEESCKKFSNLKSFTNMGESLTFDRVNKLSDDFASFLQHELKLKKGDRIAIQMPNCLQYPIALFGALKAGLIVVNTNPLYTVKEMDHQFKDSGIKAIVIFANFAVNLEKILPNFPHINIVVTELGDMFKPVKKLLVNSVVKNVKKMVPAYSLPGAYSFAETLSIGAKKKYQKVDIKSDEVAFLQYTGGTTGVSKGAILTNKNIIANMLQAKEWMSPLLRDGEEVIITALPLYHIFSLTVNCLIMMSKGGENVLITNPKDIPGFIKELKKHKFTVMTGVNTLFNALMNNPKFSEINFKSVKLSVAGATALQKAVAEKWKQKTGTTVIEGYGLTEASPIVCCNPVGGGDQIGTIGMPVPSTEVKLLDDDGKEVKEGEPGELCVKGPQVMQGYWNRPDETDKVIKNGWLHTGDIAVSDSSGFFKIVDRKKDMILVSGFNVYPNEIEDVVASHPGVLEVAAVGIPDEHSGEAVKLFIVKKDPNLKEQDVLDFCKDKLTNYKRPKSIEWRKELPKTNVGKILRRELRG is encoded by the coding sequence ATGAGCTTTTACTGGCATAAAAACTATCCAAAAGGTATTCCAGAGCAAATCGACGTCAATCAGTACTCATCCATCGTTCAAGTTATAGAAGAATCCTGCAAAAAATTTAGTAACCTTAAAAGCTTCACAAATATGGGCGAAAGTCTAACTTTTGACCGAGTCAATAAGCTCAGTGATGATTTCGCATCGTTTCTTCAACACGAGCTGAAACTAAAAAAAGGTGATCGTATAGCGATTCAAATGCCGAACTGTCTTCAATATCCCATCGCTCTCTTTGGCGCATTGAAGGCAGGACTGATCGTAGTGAACACAAATCCTCTCTACACAGTAAAAGAAATGGATCATCAATTTAAAGATTCCGGCATTAAGGCCATCGTGATCTTTGCGAATTTTGCCGTGAACCTAGAAAAAATTCTCCCCAATTTCCCTCACATCAATATCGTTGTGACAGAACTTGGAGATATGTTTAAGCCTGTTAAAAAACTACTAGTGAACTCAGTTGTAAAAAACGTAAAGAAAATGGTTCCTGCTTACAGTCTTCCGGGTGCATATAGCTTTGCTGAAACACTGTCTATTGGTGCAAAAAAGAAATATCAAAAAGTAGATATCAAATCTGATGAAGTGGCTTTCCTTCAATACACGGGAGGAACTACCGGAGTCTCTAAAGGCGCAATCCTTACAAATAAAAATATTATTGCGAATATGCTCCAGGCAAAAGAATGGATGTCTCCACTTTTAAGAGACGGCGAAGAGGTGATCATTACGGCGCTTCCGCTTTATCATATTTTTTCTCTTACAGTGAATTGCTTAATTATGATGTCTAAGGGCGGAGAGAATGTTCTTATTACAAATCCAAAAGATATTCCTGGATTCATTAAAGAATTAAAAAAGCACAAGTTCACAGTCATGACAGGTGTGAATACGCTCTTCAATGCTCTGATGAATAATCCTAAGTTTTCTGAAATTAATTTTAAGAGTGTAAAGCTCTCTGTGGCGGGAGCTACGGCTCTGCAAAAAGCAGTTGCAGAAAAATGGAAACAAAAAACCGGAACTACTGTTATAGAAGGTTATGGATTAACTGAGGCATCTCCAATTGTGTGTTGCAACCCTGTTGGAGGTGGCGACCAAATAGGAACCATCGGAATGCCAGTCCCATCAACGGAAGTAAAGCTTTTGGATGATGACGGGAAAGAAGTTAAAGAGGGCGAGCCAGGAGAGCTTTGTGTAAAAGGTCCGCAAGTGATGCAAGGTTATTGGAATCGTCCGGATGAAACTGATAAAGTGATCAAAAATGGCTGGTTGCACACGGGCGATATTGCAGTTTCTGATTCTTCCGGGTTCTTTAAAATTGTAGATCGCAAAAAAGATATGATTCTTGTTTCTGGATTTAATGTTTATCCAAATGAGATCGAAGATGTAGTGGCAAGTCATCCAGGAGTTCTGGAGGTCGCGGCTGTTGGAATTCCAGATGAACATTCTGGTGAAGCCGTAAAACTTTTTATCGTGAAGAAAGATCCAAATCTAAAAGAACAAGATGTTTTGGATTTCTGTAAAGATAAGCTTACAAATTACAAGCGTCCAAAATCTATTGAATGGCGCAAAGAATTGCCAAAAACAAATGTAGGTAAGATTTTAAGAAGAGAACTTAGAGGATAA
- a CDS encoding thioredoxin family protein produces MKLSVIVLILFCTMNLFAAESEMQRRDHVIVSLIADHDQISSNQDFKVGLKFIIEKGWHIYWKNPGDSGTAPKIKWEQSKVQISSFSWPTPHIFHIEPLANYGYEKEVIFPMEVKFSGNNFQLAGEASWLVCKIECIPGKAQLKLTIPVGEEEISFSDSKEIEKYLSLKAIATNDIKLSLDQDASTFKLKFSSEDMDLKSFEKAYFFPNDGTYIAHAAPQEMSTDKNHIELTIKKSDSLTENPEFIDGVLALEKKGEPRLSFEVSSEAKGAGLSLWMALAFAFLGGLILNLMPCVFPVISIKILGFVDSSQKTNTEISNHGWAYTAGVLLSFLILSGALLILRSLGQSLGWGFQLQSPYFVIFMMVLFFLIALNLWGVFEIGENLAGVGNKVSRQKGYGGSFFTGILATLVATPCTAPFMGSALGFAITLPPIQSVFIFLMLGFGMAVPYLILSYFPSWIRKLPKPGPWMITFKKILAIPMLLTVVWLGWVLSLQLQSPENIKNEGAWISYSETELQKLRDEGAPVFVDFTAAWCITCQVNKKVVLNTDKIQLAFKEAGVVLMKADWTNQDPVITKALAAFDRNSVPLYILYTKNKDDKPLVLPEILTDDIVLNSLKKL; encoded by the coding sequence ATGAAGCTCTCAGTTATTGTACTCATTCTGTTTTGTACTATGAATCTCTTTGCTGCAGAGTCTGAGATGCAAAGACGCGATCATGTGATCGTGTCTTTGATTGCTGATCACGATCAAATTTCTTCCAATCAAGACTTTAAAGTTGGCTTAAAATTCATTATCGAAAAGGGCTGGCACATTTATTGGAAAAATCCTGGGGACTCAGGTACAGCCCCCAAAATTAAATGGGAACAATCTAAAGTCCAAATTTCCAGCTTCAGCTGGCCGACCCCACATATATTTCACATCGAGCCTCTGGCAAACTACGGTTATGAAAAAGAAGTTATTTTTCCAATGGAGGTTAAGTTTTCTGGAAATAATTTTCAACTTGCAGGTGAGGCTTCGTGGTTGGTTTGTAAGATTGAATGCATTCCCGGAAAAGCACAGCTGAAACTCACAATTCCAGTGGGCGAAGAGGAGATATCTTTTTCTGACTCAAAAGAAATCGAAAAATATCTTTCGTTAAAAGCCATCGCTACCAATGACATCAAGCTTTCGCTTGATCAAGATGCCTCGACATTCAAATTAAAATTCTCCTCTGAAGACATGGATTTAAAGTCTTTCGAAAAAGCTTATTTTTTTCCTAATGATGGGACATACATTGCCCACGCAGCTCCACAGGAAATGTCCACTGATAAAAACCACATTGAGCTCACTATCAAAAAGAGTGATTCACTGACAGAAAATCCTGAATTCATTGATGGAGTTTTAGCATTAGAGAAAAAAGGTGAACCAAGACTATCTTTTGAAGTTTCTAGTGAAGCTAAAGGAGCAGGTCTCTCTCTTTGGATGGCTCTGGCATTTGCCTTCTTAGGAGGATTGATTTTAAACCTTATGCCGTGTGTATTTCCGGTGATCTCTATTAAAATTTTAGGTTTTGTAGATTCAAGTCAAAAAACGAATACAGAAATTTCTAATCACGGGTGGGCTTATACTGCAGGAGTTCTGCTTTCGTTTTTGATTTTGAGTGGTGCTCTTTTAATTTTAAGATCACTCGGACAAAGTCTAGGCTGGGGATTCCAATTGCAATCGCCATATTTTGTAATTTTCATGATGGTTTTATTTTTTCTTATTGCTCTTAATCTCTGGGGAGTGTTTGAAATTGGGGAAAACCTAGCGGGCGTTGGGAACAAAGTTTCCAGACAAAAAGGCTATGGAGGTTCCTTCTTTACAGGAATTCTTGCGACACTTGTTGCAACTCCGTGTACGGCTCCTTTTATGGGTTCGGCACTTGGATTTGCAATTACACTTCCGCCAATTCAATCCGTATTTATTTTTTTGATGTTGGGATTTGGAATGGCGGTCCCATATTTAATATTGAGTTACTTTCCTTCTTGGATTCGAAAACTTCCTAAGCCAGGTCCGTGGATGATCACATTCAAAAAAATCTTAGCAATACCAATGTTATTGACGGTGGTGTGGCTGGGGTGGGTGCTGTCACTGCAACTTCAGAGCCCGGAAAACATAAAAAATGAAGGAGCCTGGATTTCTTATTCTGAAACTGAACTTCAAAAGTTACGGGATGAAGGGGCTCCTGTATTTGTGGATTTCACTGCGGCGTGGTGCATAACTTGCCAGGTGAACAAGAAAGTTGTTCTTAATACTGACAAAATTCAATTGGCTTTCAAAGAGGCAGGCGTTGTGCTTATGAAAGCGGACTGGACCAATCAAGATCCTGTAATCACAAAGGCTTTGGCAGCATTTGATAGAAACAGTGTTCCTCTTTACATTTTATATACAAAAAACAAGGATGATAAGCCCCTTGTCCTGCCCGAGATTCTTACAGATGATATTGTGCTAAATAGTCTCAAGAAACTTTAA
- a CDS encoding thioredoxin family protein, whose product MIKLSALLLSLFMATVSFAAKVGEKAPDFKVSDMNGKTVQLADFKGKFVVLEWMNEGCPFVKKHYESNNMQKLQKEYTGKNVAWLTVASSQKGKQGHWTPEQAQTKAKEWNMAPTAILLDEGAKMGKAYGAKVTPHMFVINPEGVLVYNGAIDDNDSSDAADIPKSTNYVDLALKESLAGKPVKVSTSKPYGCGVKF is encoded by the coding sequence ATGATCAAATTAAGCGCACTGCTATTATCGCTATTTATGGCTACTGTATCGTTTGCAGCAAAGGTTGGAGAAAAGGCTCCAGACTTTAAAGTTTCAGATATGAACGGTAAGACTGTTCAGTTGGCAGATTTCAAAGGAAAATTCGTAGTTCTTGAGTGGATGAACGAAGGCTGTCCTTTTGTTAAAAAACATTATGAATCAAACAATATGCAAAAGCTTCAGAAAGAATACACTGGCAAAAATGTTGCGTGGCTGACAGTTGCTTCTTCACAAAAAGGCAAACAAGGTCACTGGACTCCAGAGCAAGCTCAAACGAAAGCAAAAGAGTGGAATATGGCTCCAACTGCAATTCTACTGGATGAGGGCGCTAAAATGGGCAAGGCTTACGGAGCAAAAGTTACTCCGCACATGTTCGTTATCAATCCAGAGGGTGTTCTGGTTTACAACGGAGCTATTGATGACAATGATTCTTCAGACGCTGCGGATATTCCTAAATCTACAAACTATGTAGATCTAGCCCTTAAAGAATCTCTTGCAGGAAAACCTGTTAAAGTTTCAACTTCTAAGCCTTATGGTTGTGGAGTTAAGTTTTAA
- a CDS encoding ABC transporter ATP-binding protein: MKSGASNTPDVLQNSKDAPALPNKPVKFVLHFLSFYKWSLALMFLLEMGQAACQIMIPYAIKKLIDVHTLQNLDPNGSIFVQYKDPLILFVCLSLGILIFSRASGAMLVIIGPTLRRRVKVNLYHYLQYHSQRFFSSHFSGSLSNRINEVSMSVNHSTWTILFDFWPIIVTFSFSLYLLLNAHVGLGMFLGGWILFYITVSYFLARKCREYAKNYAEARSTVSGKIVDAVTNIMNTKLFTQLDFERNHLGNHLNNEVDLARKTFWFMEKMRWFQFVSTLVLQVAMILYSLTVWQKSEITVGEFSMIASLSLLIINDARGLSRRFLEFFEYIGNVTDGVRIMIVSHDIVDSDNATVIKVPDGQIEFKNVGFEYSEGKKVFEDLSVKIPAGQKVGLVGFSGSGKSTFLNLILRFYEINKGEILIDNQNISKVTQDSLRADVSVIPQEPMLFHRSLMENIRYGRIKATDEEVIKASKDAHAHDFIVEKPLQYKSLVGERGIKLSGGQRQRIAIARAFLKNAPILLMDEATSSLDSFTEKLIQVSLKKLMKNRTVLVIAHRLSTISQLDRIIVFHEGKIIEDGNHDELIALGGHYSKMWNMQAGGFLPSSFDEEKESDDKEEAPLMG, translated from the coding sequence ATGAAATCTGGAGCTTCTAATACGCCGGACGTATTGCAAAATTCTAAAGACGCGCCGGCGTTACCCAATAAACCTGTAAAATTCGTTCTTCATTTTCTTAGTTTTTATAAATGGAGTCTCGCTCTCATGTTCTTGTTAGAAATGGGACAAGCTGCTTGCCAAATCATGATTCCTTACGCCATCAAAAAACTAATCGATGTGCATACACTTCAAAATTTAGATCCCAATGGGTCAATCTTTGTTCAGTACAAAGATCCTCTGATTCTTTTTGTTTGTTTAAGTTTAGGAATTTTAATTTTCAGCAGAGCCAGCGGCGCAATGCTGGTGATAATTGGGCCTACCCTGAGAAGGCGTGTAAAAGTGAATCTTTATCACTATCTTCAATATCATTCTCAAAGATTTTTCTCTTCGCATTTTTCGGGGTCACTATCAAATCGTATCAACGAAGTATCGATGAGTGTGAATCACTCGACATGGACAATTCTTTTTGATTTCTGGCCAATCATCGTTACCTTCTCCTTCTCGCTTTACTTATTGTTGAATGCGCACGTGGGATTGGGAATGTTTTTGGGTGGATGGATTTTATTCTACATCACGGTGTCGTATTTCTTGGCTCGTAAATGCCGTGAGTACGCCAAGAACTATGCAGAAGCTCGCAGTACAGTCAGTGGAAAGATTGTGGATGCTGTCACCAACATCATGAACACGAAGCTCTTTACGCAACTTGATTTTGAAAGAAATCATCTTGGAAATCATTTAAACAACGAAGTCGACCTAGCAAGAAAAACTTTTTGGTTTATGGAAAAGATGAGATGGTTTCAGTTTGTCTCAACGCTTGTTCTACAAGTTGCAATGATCCTTTACAGTCTAACAGTATGGCAAAAAAGTGAAATCACGGTAGGTGAGTTTTCGATGATTGCCTCGCTCTCACTTTTGATCATTAACGATGCTAGAGGATTAAGCCGTAGATTCCTGGAATTTTTTGAATACATTGGGAACGTCACAGACGGCGTGAGAATTATGATTGTTTCACATGATATTGTGGACAGCGACAATGCGACAGTAATTAAGGTGCCAGATGGTCAAATCGAATTCAAAAACGTAGGTTTTGAATATTCTGAAGGGAAAAAAGTATTTGAAGATCTCAGCGTAAAAATTCCCGCGGGACAGAAAGTGGGCTTAGTCGGATTTTCAGGATCCGGAAAGTCTACTTTTTTAAATTTAATTTTAAGATTTTATGAAATCAATAAAGGTGAAATCCTTATTGATAATCAGAATATCAGCAAGGTGACTCAGGATTCTTTGAGAGCAGATGTGAGCGTGATTCCGCAGGAACCAATGTTATTTCACAGATCACTGATGGAGAATATTCGTTATGGTAGAATCAAAGCTACCGACGAAGAAGTGATCAAGGCTTCAAAAGATGCTCACGCTCATGATTTTATTGTAGAAAAGCCCCTACAATATAAATCTCTAGTTGGTGAGAGAGGGATTAAGCTCTCTGGCGGACAAAGACAAAGAATCGCGATTGCTAGAGCATTTTTAAAGAATGCTCCTATACTTTTAATGGATGAGGCAACATCATCACTGGATTCCTTTACTGAAAAATTAATTCAAGTGAGTTTAAAAAAATTAATGAAAAATCGAACGGTACTTGTGATTGCACATAGGCTCTCGACAATTTCGCAACTTGATAGAATTATTGTTTTTCACGAAGGTAAAATCATTGAAGATGGAAATCATGATGAGCTCATTGCACTCGGTGGTCACTACTCGAAGATGTGGAATATGCAAGCGGGGGGCTTCTTGCCGTCCAGTTTTGATGAAGAAAAAGAATCTGATGATAAGGAAGAAGCGCCGCTGATGGGTTAG
- a CDS encoding DMT family protein, translating to MIKTIGLLLISNLFMTFAWYGHLKNLKEKPLYIAILVSWLIAFAEYVFQVPANRTGINYFTLPQLKVIQEIITMIVFAGFAVLYMKTPISKNFMYASLCLAGAAYFIFKDTAA from the coding sequence ATGATAAAGACCATAGGTTTACTACTGATTTCAAACTTGTTTATGACCTTTGCTTGGTATGGTCATTTAAAGAATTTAAAAGAAAAGCCACTCTATATTGCAATCCTTGTGAGCTGGTTAATTGCATTTGCTGAATACGTCTTTCAAGTCCCGGCCAATAGAACAGGTATAAACTACTTCACTTTACCTCAACTTAAAGTAATTCAAGAAATCATCACAATGATTGTGTTTGCAGGCTTTGCGGTACTTTATATGAAAACGCCTATATCAAAGAATTTTATGTATGCTTCACTGTGTTTGGCAGGTGCAGCGTATTTTATCTTTAAAGACACCGCTGCATAG
- a CDS encoding peroxiredoxin: MKFLKYITFSLSLSLFSFDVQAEELKVGAPAPIVMGINQDGKSVDFAKAYKTNKYVLVYFYPKADTPGCTAQANSLRDAYEALHDKKGMAIFGVSADEVAIQKDFQKKYKLPFDLIADDKKTVINAFGVPTTMGFAKRQAFLIKEGKVAWLDKNASTKEQADDILKFLKNESGESEK, translated from the coding sequence ATGAAATTCTTAAAATACATCACTTTCTCGCTCTCGCTCTCGCTATTTTCTTTCGACGTTCAGGCTGAAGAATTAAAAGTTGGAGCTCCAGCCCCCATCGTTATGGGAATCAATCAAGATGGGAAATCTGTTGATTTTGCCAAAGCCTATAAAACCAACAAGTATGTTCTCGTATACTTCTACCCAAAGGCAGATACACCAGGATGTACGGCTCAGGCCAATTCACTAAGAGATGCTTACGAAGCACTTCATGATAAAAAAGGAATGGCAATTTTTGGGGTCAGTGCGGATGAAGTGGCAATTCAAAAAGATTTCCAAAAGAAATACAAGCTGCCCTTTGATTTGATTGCCGATGACAAAAAAACAGTCATCAACGCTTTTGGTGTGCCAACGACGATGGGATTTGCCAAGAGACAGGCTTTCCTCATCAAAGAAGGCAAAGTGGCTTGGTTAGATAAGAATGCATCCACTAAGGAACAAGCAGATGATATTTTAAAATTCCTGAAAAATGAATCAGGTGAGAGCGAGAAATAA